In Spirosoma pollinicola, the genomic window TACCACCCGAATAACCCAAACTTCGGAGGAAACACGTTCAATTATTCCTGGATGCTGAGTTCGGCACAGGCGCAGGACAAAACGAAAGATCCAAACGCACTAACGACCACTCGTACAGCGACAAATACCTCCGCCAATAGCTTAACCAATTTTGCTCAAAGCTTACAGAATCAACTGCTTAACCGAATTACAACTAGCCTGATTGGCAACCAGTTTGGCGAGGGGACTCTAAAGCCCGGCAATTATACATTTGGTGATTTTCAGGTGCAGATCAGCAACGGTGCCGATGGTGTTATTGTCCGGATTGTGGATGGGAAAGGGGGCGAAACGTCAATTACGGTTCCTTACTTCTGATGGCGTTGTTTGGCTGGCTGTCCAGACGTCCCGAAAACTCCCTCATCAACCTCCTTCGCCCCTCCTCATTATCATGAAGATACGTTTACTTACCTTAATTCAAGTAGTTATTCTGAGCGGCCTGATTAGCGGGCTAACGGGTTGTACCGCCTTTTTTCATCAGCCTACTCAGCCCCGGCGTGCCCGGCTGGGCGAAGAAACACCCACTACCGTTTCTCTCCGTCAACTGCCTTTGGCTAAAGAAAAGGTTGTAGCTGCCGTTTACAAATTTCGGGATTTAACAGGCCAGTATAAGCAAACCGAGACAGGCACCGGCTTTTCGACGGCGGTTACGCAGGGCACAACCAATATTTTGCTGAAAGCACTTGAAGAGAGTGGCTGGTTCATTGCTATTGAGCGCGAGAACGTCAGCAATCTGCTTAACGAACGAAAAATTGTACGCTCCAGCGTCGCGCAGTTTAAAGAGGGTGAAAACCTGCCCCCGCTCTTGTTTGCCGGTATTATTCTGGAAGGTGGCGTTGTCTCCTACGATGCCAACATTATTACCGGTGGCGGTGGAGTTCAGTACTTTGGGGCGGGTGCCTCAACACAGTATCGTCAGGATCGGGTAACGGTCTATTTACGGGCAGTTTCGACAAAATCAGGCAAGATTTTAAAAACGATTTACACATCCAAAACCATTCTGTCTCAAACTGTTAACGCCAGCTTGTTTCGGTATGTGGATTTCAAGCGGTTACTCGAAACAGAAACCGGCCTGACCACAACCGAGCCGGGCCAACTGGCTGTGACAGAAGCCATCGAAAAGGCGGTCGAAGGCTTGATCATCGAAGGCGTTCGGGATGGTTTATGGTCGCCCGCCGACAAGTCGGCAGGTGCCATGAAAACCACGCTTGAGGCTTACGAGAAAGAGAAAACTATTATGAGTGAGACCGACGTGTTTGGTCTACGCAAGGAGATTGCTCCGCCTTTTCTTAGTCTCCATCCCTATGCCGGTGTGCTGCGCTACTATGGCGATTACGCCCGGCATACCCTTAAAGGCAGCTACGGTGCATCGCTGGACTTCCACATTACCCCCGTTTTTGGGATACAGGTAAATGGTGCCACCGGTGTTCTGGCCAGTGAGGGGGCTTTTTCCAGAAATATAACCTCGCTGGAGGGTAATCTCATTATTCGCCCAATGCCCTATGAACGCTGGACACCTTTGCTGTTTATTGGTGCCGGAACGGTGTCGCAAAGCGGGTCGTCGCCCTTCCGGTTTCAGGGAGCCAGCTATTTACAGGCGCAGGGGGGGCTGGGGGTACAGTTCTCGGCGAGTAAGGCGATTGGCTTTCGCTCAACGATCTCCTACAATCAACCCTTTACTGATGCGCTGGACGGAAGAATAGCGGGAACGCGAAACGATTATTACCTGCGCGGAACCCTGGGGTTAGTGATTCACATCGGTCGATTCTCCCTGCCCAAATCCCGCCCGTTAACCACTCAGGGAGTATTCCAACAGGCAACACCACTTAATACGACGCCAAAAAATTAACAGTCTCTTCATCACACCTATTTACTTGACCCTTTCTGTCAATGAAATCTCTTCTTTATCTCATTACGCTTGCTGCGGGTATGTCTATCTTCTGGGGTTGTAATGAGGATGTTTATGTAGATCCGATTCAACTATCTACCGTGCGGGGCCGGGTTCTGTATAGTGTTAACCAGCAACCAATTCGCAATGCGAGTGTAACCCTTTCGCCTACCAGCCGGGTCGTTACCACCGATTCATCAGGCAACTTCCGCTTCGATAGTGTACTGGTAGGCAGCTATACACTTAGAGTATCGAAAACTAATTATGGCACCGAGTCATCGACGATTACCGTAACGGCCGATGCAGTTCCCCTAGTTACGGTTCAGCTAACGGACGACCTAACGCAAAATCGCCCCCCAACGGCCCCCACCCTGGTTTCACCCGCCACAAACAGCAATGCTCAATCGACAACACTAACCCTCAAATGGACAGCTACCGACTCAAATCGGGATAGCCTGACGTATGATGTGCTGTTATTCAGGGGTGGGAGTTCGACACCTTCGGCTTCGTATACGGGCCTGACCGTCGATACGTTGACCGTGTCAAACCTCGACTATAGCACAACCTATTTGTGGCAGGTAATTGTCAAAGACGGAATCAACACCGTCAATGGCCCCATCTGGTCGTTCACAACCGGCGAGGTACCCGATTACAGCTATGTATTTGCCCGGAGAATAAACGGCCAGTACCAGCTTTTTACGGCCAACGCAACTGGTCCGGTGGCACAACTAACGCGGAATGGCAGCAACTGGCGACCCGTCGTTAGCCCAAACCGACAGCAGATCGCGTTCATTTCCAACGTGACTACCGACCTGCAACTGTTTGTTATGAATGCCAATGGCAGCAACCTAAAGCAGGTGACTACGGTACCCATTGCCGGGCTGTATCAAACTGATTTGTCGTTTTGCTGGTCGCCGGATGGAACGCAGTTGCTCTATCCAAACAACGACAGACTTTTTGCCATACGCACCGACGGAACGGGCCTTCGCACGGTGGCGCAGGCTCCTTCGGGGCGCATTTTTGCCGGGTGCGACTGGACGCCCCAGGGCAATCGGATTGCCGCCCGAACCACAGGAACGAGTGTGTATGATAACGAAATCACCACGTTTCAGGACGATGGATCGGGGGTAAAATCTGTTTACAGCAAGAGAAACAGCCGGGTTGGCAATCCTGTTTTCTCGGTAAATGGACGTCAATTGGTTTTCTCAGCCGATGCCAGTGGATTTATGAATGAACAGGGCCGTCAGCTCGACGCCCGCCTTTACCTGCTCGATCTGTCGACGGATGGAGTTGTTGATTTATCAACCTCGCAAAGCTCTGCCACTAATCCCGGCCAATTGAGCAAACCAGCCGGTACAAATGATGTAGACCCCCGATTTTCGCCTAATGGCTCGCAGGTTATTTTCACCAATATGGACAATACAGGAAACGGAACGCGATCCGTCTACACCGTTGATCTGACCGGAACCAGTCAGATAATCCAAAACCGAAAACTGTTATTTACATCTGCCGAGATGCCTTACTGGCGGCAGTAGGCTGATTCGTTGCCTACTAGTTTTCGGTTGGGATGAACTCAATTCGCTGCTAGTGTGGACTGTTCGGAGGTGAGGCCGGCCTGTTTGGTAAAGGTTGCCAGCAAGCTTTGGTAAGCATTGATCTGGCTCGTTCGATGGGTTTCGCTCCAACTTAATTCTGCCGCCATAAGGTCGGCAACTTGTGGGGTTAGCCGGGCGGTCAATTGCCAGTTAGATAATTCCAGACGCCACCGTCGCGCCAGTACATCGCGTACTGTGACGGCCATTTCTTCGCGAACCTGATAGATCACCTCGGCACCAATAAACGGCTGGCTCTCCGTTAACTTTTCAGCTAGAACTGGCTGCACTTTTGTCAACTGAGCTACTTTCCCAGCCCGATTTCCGTACGTCCGCATAAGGTGCTGACAAACATCTTCGGGCAACTTATACTTGCTTTGCAGTTGTTTCCAATCGTCGAGATTATACCCTTCGCCCCCAACCAGATAATGGGTTTCGGTACGGCCGGGCACTGTTTTTTTCAACAGTTCTCCGGCTCGGTCAATGGCATCCTGGGCCATGAGCCGGTAGGTTGTCCACTTCCCGCCAAGCAAACTCAGCAAACCGGATTCTGAATCGTGCTCAACTTCGTGGTCGCGAAGCAGTGTTTTCGTATCGGCGCGGCTACTCACAATAAGCGGGCGAATACCACCAAAGCCTGCCTGTACATCACTCCGTTCCGGCATTTTAGCTAAGTAAGGCCGTACCGTTTCGAGGAGGTAATCGACCTCGTCGGGTTCCAGTACAGGCTCCTCCGTCAAATCCGAGTAGTCGTTATCTGTTGTACCAACAAACACTTTGTCGCCAAACGGAATGGCGAATACAACCCGGCCATCTTTCGTTTTAGGGATCAAAATTGCGTAATCGCTTTGCAGCGTTTCGCGCGGCAGCACAATATGAACGCCCTTGCTGGGGCGGATACGCGGCTCAAGACCCGGGTTAGCTAATAGCCGAACAGCATCGGCGTAGGGACCGGTACAGTTCAGAAATACGCTTGCCCGAATGGATATGGTTTCTCCCGTTAGTTGATCTGTCGCTACAGCCGTTTTGAGTTGACCGTTCTCTCGGCCAAAGCCGGTAACAGCCACGTAGTTGACTACCGCAGCCCCAGCCTCATCGGCCGAGTGCGTCAGCGCGAGCGCATAGCGGGCATCATTGAATTGACCATCATAATAGAGAACAGCACTGTGCATCTGGCGCGTCAGCATCGGACTTTTGTCAAGTGCTTCGGCTTGCTTGAGCCAGCGACCTTTAGGGAAGGCATCATGCCCGGCAATGAAATCGTAGAGCGTCAGGCCAACGGTCATATACATACCCTCAAACCAACTGAATACCGGCGTAAGAATAGCCAGCGGATGCGCCAGATGTGGCGCATTTCGGATAACCGTCCGGCGTTCGGCCAGTCCATGACGAACCTGCCGTAATTGCGCCAGATCGAGCTTTTTGATGGCTTGTTCCAGGTATCGAACGCCACCATGAATCAACTTAGTGGATCGGGATGAGGTTTCGCCGGAAAAATCTCCCCGGTCAATCAGAGCAACCCGGTAGCCGCGCAGAGCCGCATCCAATGCTGACCCGGCCCCGCTTGCACCGGCTCCAATTATACAAATGTCGAATGTTTCCTGTTGTAGCCGCTCCCAGTTTTTTTGCCGATCCATACACAAAAGTACGTTTAATGAAGGAGGATGCGAAAGGATGAAGAGGCCATATTCGCGCTTAACGATTTGTTAACCAAACCATCTCCCCGGTTAATCAAACGGACGTGCTTCCACCAAGTTCTATTGATTACCCTCCGAAACTACGACCACCCCTGCTAAAGAAGCCGCTACGACCGCCCGACGGCCGAACCGTGCGGGTTACGCGCGAGCCGCGGACACTCTCGCCAACCCGTGTAGACCGTTCATAAAGGCTTGAGTTGGCATATACGCCTGCCCCGTATCGACGTTGGTCATTAGAATACCGGGATGAGTTATTGCGACCAAGCATATAACCCAGACTCCCCCAAAGCAACACATTGGCCAGGCCATTATGATGGTGCTGCTGGTAGGCATTTGGGTTATTGAGGTAGGTGCTGGTCGATTGATCAGTCTCAACAAGTTTTTTAGCGGCTTCAACACTCAGTGTATCCCGGTGCCCATCGAAGTAGCTCACAATAGCTCCGGCCTGACCGGGACCTGTTTGTACCTCATCCGTAATTTTAAAATTACCGGGTGCCGTTTCTGTAATATACGTCCGAACGCCCTTTTCAAAACGGGTTTCGGTTCTCTCGGCCTGATCTTCGTCGGAGTTATTGCTGCCGCAACTTTGCAGCATAGCGGACCCATTGAGTAATGCCAAACTAAGGGTAGCACTAAGGGTAATATCTTTTACGCGCCGAAGAACGGCATGCCGACGAAGGGGTGTCATGGCCTGAATAGTATAAAGTTAGACCACTAAACTACGGCACTCAGCCGAAGGTTACAACCCAATATGGATGAACCGTCGGGGCAGTCAATCAACGGTCGTTAGAACGGACGGTATTTATCACCGAATAACACCGTTACACCCGCTGATACGCTCACAATACTCACCACTCGATTACTGCTAAAAGTAGAACTTTCAGAACGAATGGAGCCATTGGTAGCGGTTGAGGTAAGGTTATTGAAGGTGAAATCGGCCCGGCTATAATCAGCGTTGAGGTTTAGAGCAATGCTTCGTCCAAGTCGATAACGCATGGTTAAACCGCCACCCAGCGACAAGGCTGTACTCTGTGAACCGGTTGTTTTCACCGACATCTCTGTCGTACCAAAATTACCAGCCATCGATGTATTTGGCAATACAGCCAGGGCTCGTCCGGCCAGCAAGCGGGCATCGACAGAGAAACGTCCCATAGGTACGGAAATGTACGGCCCGGCCGCGACCGTCAAAACAGACCAGTTATCGGCTTTAGCCGTCCATACGTCCGTG contains:
- a CDS encoding outer membrane beta-barrel protein, which produces MKKLFLTVLAAGMTTAAFCQKTFILSHQDKKGFFAVSAGASLPVGKFASCSPTDGQACMAGQGFAFNASAGYRVAGPVGLMIRGEQHRNTVNTSAMLDALYRNDTDVWTAKADNWSVLTVAAGPYISVPMGRFSVDARLLAGRALAVLPNTSMAGNFGTTEMSVKTTGSQSTALSLGGGLTMRYRLGRSIALNLNADYSRADFTFNNLTSTATNGSIRSESSTFSSNRVVSIVSVSAGVTVLFGDKYRPF
- a CDS encoding carboxypeptidase regulatory-like domain-containing protein, whose translation is MKSLLYLITLAAGMSIFWGCNEDVYVDPIQLSTVRGRVLYSVNQQPIRNASVTLSPTSRVVTTDSSGNFRFDSVLVGSYTLRVSKTNYGTESSTITVTADAVPLVTVQLTDDLTQNRPPTAPTLVSPATNSNAQSTTLTLKWTATDSNRDSLTYDVLLFRGGSSTPSASYTGLTVDTLTVSNLDYSTTYLWQVIVKDGINTVNGPIWSFTTGEVPDYSYVFARRINGQYQLFTANATGPVAQLTRNGSNWRPVVSPNRQQIAFISNVTTDLQLFVMNANGSNLKQVTTVPIAGLYQTDLSFCWSPDGTQLLYPNNDRLFAIRTDGTGLRTVAQAPSGRIFAGCDWTPQGNRIAARTTGTSVYDNEITTFQDDGSGVKSVYSKRNSRVGNPVFSVNGRQLVFSADASGFMNEQGRQLDARLYLLDLSTDGVVDLSTSQSSATNPGQLSKPAGTNDVDPRFSPNGSQVIFTNMDNTGNGTRSVYTVDLTGTSQIIQNRKLLFTSAEMPYWRQ
- a CDS encoding curli production assembly/transport component CsgF — encoded protein: MKKSLFSLLFSFGVIACASAQSFVYHPNNPNFGGNTFNYSWMLSSAQAQDKTKDPNALTTTRTATNTSANSLTNFAQSLQNQLLNRITTSLIGNQFGEGTLKPGNYTFGDFQVQISNGADGVIVRIVDGKGGETSITVPYF
- a CDS encoding glycerol-3-phosphate dehydrogenase/oxidase: MDRQKNWERLQQETFDICIIGAGASGAGSALDAALRGYRVALIDRGDFSGETSSRSTKLIHGGVRYLEQAIKKLDLAQLRQVRHGLAERRTVIRNAPHLAHPLAILTPVFSWFEGMYMTVGLTLYDFIAGHDAFPKGRWLKQAEALDKSPMLTRQMHSAVLYYDGQFNDARYALALTHSADEAGAAVVNYVAVTGFGRENGQLKTAVATDQLTGETISIRASVFLNCTGPYADAVRLLANPGLEPRIRPSKGVHIVLPRETLQSDYAILIPKTKDGRVVFAIPFGDKVFVGTTDNDYSDLTEEPVLEPDEVDYLLETVRPYLAKMPERSDVQAGFGGIRPLIVSSRADTKTLLRDHEVEHDSESGLLSLLGGKWTTYRLMAQDAIDRAGELLKKTVPGRTETHYLVGGEGYNLDDWKQLQSKYKLPEDVCQHLMRTYGNRAGKVAQLTKVQPVLAEKLTESQPFIGAEVIYQVREEMAVTVRDVLARRWRLELSNWQLTARLTPQVADLMAAELSWSETHRTSQINAYQSLLATFTKQAGLTSEQSTLAAN
- a CDS encoding CsgG/HfaB family protein is translated as MKIRLLTLIQVVILSGLISGLTGCTAFFHQPTQPRRARLGEETPTTVSLRQLPLAKEKVVAAVYKFRDLTGQYKQTETGTGFSTAVTQGTTNILLKALEESGWFIAIERENVSNLLNERKIVRSSVAQFKEGENLPPLLFAGIILEGGVVSYDANIITGGGGVQYFGAGASTQYRQDRVTVYLRAVSTKSGKILKTIYTSKTILSQTVNASLFRYVDFKRLLETETGLTTTEPGQLAVTEAIEKAVEGLIIEGVRDGLWSPADKSAGAMKTTLEAYEKEKTIMSETDVFGLRKEIAPPFLSLHPYAGVLRYYGDYARHTLKGSYGASLDFHITPVFGIQVNGATGVLASEGAFSRNITSLEGNLIIRPMPYERWTPLLFIGAGTVSQSGSSPFRFQGASYLQAQGGLGVQFSASKAIGFRSTISYNQPFTDALDGRIAGTRNDYYLRGTLGLVIHIGRFSLPKSRPLTTQGVFQQATPLNTTPKN